gataactgagaagatgaaggagacccgactgagatggtttggtcacgtcttgcggagagaggaagattctgtggcCCAAACCGCACTGAaactcgacgtttcaggagtgaggctgCGTGGGAGgtcaaagattcgctggttagaccttgtgaagctggatatgatagatgcacgtttgtgtacggctgatgcaatggatagaaccaaatggaagacaagaaacagaaaagcggaccctgcaacaatgcgggacaaacgctaggaagaagaagaagaagttcaaTCATGACAAGACAAATTTCGAATATTCAGAAATAATCCGAGAATTccacaaaatgagaaaatttgttagaaaactgaaaaaaaagaaaatttcttgcacCAGATATGCTATACGACTTGTTCTTGCCATATTTGTTGGTTGCATAAATACGCAAGCGAGCATGTCCTGGCGGTCCTCGGTATTCATATTCTATGTTGCAACAATTCTGCAATTTGAAATGATCTCCAGATTCGGCAGCGACTCACGATAACATTTCTTTCTTACGCGAACTCGAAAAATTCTTATCCAATTCTTCGGATCTCTTAACTCCACAATCTCGAGCACATACCTTAATTCACGTAGTCTCATGCGCAAACAGCtcaaaaataatcgaaaaatgATGTAATTATATCATACTCAGCCCTGCTATGTTCGTCAACATCTTGTATTGTACCCGTATTGTTCTCCCAATGAATAGTGAGTATGGTGTAATCGTTTTTCCTCTTCGGACGAACATGGAGATTTGCAGGTGCGGGTGGTGCCACTGTAGAATAGGAGACATGCAGAAAATGTTGCTGAGGAATGAGTTACaagcgtttttcttcttatactCGAAAATAGacgtagaaataaaaactattgaaaaaatgttgagaatCATTCAATGCGAATTTTCTTGGGCAGCAAGATATAGccctatttttaattttattcaatcCTACTTTTCTAGATCCtactttcctacttttttctcctcctacttttttctttcttttttcttaaaacatCTTTTGCTGTTTGCGTTTATTTGAAATGTTAAGGCCACCGAAGCATGAAATTCGTTCAGTGAATGGAAGATATTGAAcgcataaaaaaagaaaaaaaaagaacaaaaaaagacaagaaaagaCTTTTAGAAAGATAGGAAAAGCATAGAAGAATGTATTGAACGATAGGAGAAACAACAAAGGagaacctcttaccacctTGATGCAGGGGTTctgttatagaaaaaaaatcggagtgGAGTGGAAAAGACCAAGAGCACTCGGCACTTTCAAGCATAACCTCTTCTCCATACCCAGCAACAATTTCAGCTTCAGCGGTCCTTTCGTCTCGATTAGAAGGAAGAAACAAATGTTTTCGAAAATGCTCCGTTAAGATCACTTGTACTTCACGTACTTCACTTTAGcagttcgaaaaaaacaagagctttttatattattttttaagttcGAAGAAAACGCTCATGACCTGTTTCTCAACCAAACAGTTCTGTAACAACGTATATATAAATGACTCTCAAGAAatcaaagtgaaaaacaaTAATTCCACGTTGTCAAGGGCATTCTTGCAACTAACCTATGCTCCTTCCATCATCTAATAAACTGAAGCTGTATCTCACCTCCGACATAAAGGAAAGCGGCAGGTCTGCTTGATGCATCACACAAGTAAATGCCAGCGTGCTCTCTTTgcacatttttaattttcagcattttcgaAAGTATTTGTATACTTTCCGATGGGACGATAACATTCTCTGTAAAGCtctaaatataatacaaattaTGACCGGTACAGATAAATGGTTGTAAGAGATTGTTTTGGACAATCAGGCACCTCCTCTAATCGTCATGATATCGCACTGTATTGTAaagactaattttttttaacaacgctttcttcttttttccaaaaactaaatttatgcgaaagatttcatagtattctttctaaacgcgtcaattctacatttagaGAACATCCAAACTTCACCTTCAAACACCACTTCGATAAAAGTgtggattttcttcctgttttccctaACAGTTATCACGAAATGGTGtctaacataaaatgacaagaacgacatcgtactgataaagacagtcagatcatgtaaactgtttcAACTATTTAAGCATCCCATTTGCATGggtgtttccattttctaaaaaaggCATGTTACCGACCTGAGGAAAActtgcaaggaaatagatacgcggaggagtcaggGAGGTTAATCTCAACACGTGCAGTGGTCATGGCTATCGAATGGTCGCAACGTCTCAATTACCTTTTGCGGCATGCCCACAGAGCTATTGCGCGGTACTACCGTAATAAGGCACACGAATTCCATGCCGTTGGACCCGTGTCGCCTCATTTTACCGCTTTACTACCtcggcgcaccaactcgaccCATTGCATCCCATTTTATAACTTTCTGGCATCCGCATACCAATTCGATGCCAGGGgacgggacccgtcgcatcacATTTATAGTTTGTTGGTGTCGGCACACCAATTAGACGCCGTGAGACTTGTCGCACGacattctggaatttcgttacacacaccacaccacaccacaccacacacacacacacgtgacataagcccgttattatatagtatggCGATTATTGGAAACCTGGTGAGGAGGCGTCCTTCTTGTGAATCCAGCGTTCATGTCCTTGTGATTGATTGCAGTGCATGTTTACTTCCGTTCCGACTAATGCGAATATTTCACCTGACAATCAAGGAGATTTAAGAAATATTTaagaaatagaataagaaaatgaaagtttgCTGTGCACGTACGCTGCGCAAGAAATGTAGGGCAGAGCATCAAAGTTAGCATGATGTGCCTTGGTGCATTCATCCTTAATATTCAACAGATCATTCAATGTTTAAAAAGTTTCTATCTCCAAGGTTTGACGTAATGCACATTCCTAAGACGAAAGCTACAAACTTAAGGTGCACTTGGATACGACTGAAAATGGACCGACCAGTTAGTAAGTGCATCAACAAATATGCCAAGAGGAGTGACATCAAAATATGATGGTGATTAGATAGACAAATCGACATGGAAATTTCAGACCGGATTATGTTTGGctgagaaaagtttttttcttccaaattcacATAGAAATAGGAAGTACTGGCACACATCATGTATCATTTTCGACTAACATTGACGACGTTATTATATTTGCATTACACAGTGTTGCATTGCATAGTGCGAAGCTGTAGTATGTTATCAACCTTGCCTAGAATCTAAGCTACCGACAGATAAAGCATGCACAGGAAAAGTGAGAGCAGCCTCGAGGAAGAAAATCTTGGTGGAAATTGCGCCAAAGCCTTTTCTGCACAACTTCTTGGATAAggtgggtgtagtgcagtcgatAAGAGGGACCGCTGTCTACAAGATCGATCGGCGGTTCGAATCCGTACTAGTACCaacgaagcctttcatcccttcgaggtggataaattggtaccagaactGTCTGggggaataaaaacactgactttacacatcggctagccaccgcatgTCATTGCACaagtcagttacacgtttgtaaacttcaaacgattctattATAAAttcaagtgaacgtggtggcccATCCCGAACGGGTTAATTAACGCAGGAGACCTCTATCCTTTTAACTTCTAGAATGAGTGTTTGTGGTCAACTTCTATCTTCAACGAAATCAGCTCTACTTTCACCTATTCTACCTATGTACGGATCGGAAGCTTGTGTAGCTTCGGTTAGGTGAGGCGAAACTCGATTACACCAACAGAAAGCTGTTCTGATGGGTGCCTGAGTATTTCCAACCGCGACTATGCCAGATTGGCTGATGGTCTTTGTGCGGAAGAGCTGTCCCTATGGAAAGCCAGCCAAAGCTGACCCTGGAAATGAGTGGCCATAAAACTACCTGTCGACGGGCGGCTCACCCTACACCTCGTCAAAGATCCAGAGCATAATCGTCTCAATTTGCAAGATAACATGTCGATTGGAGGCAGCATACtacaaatctgacgtgatgaaaGAATCTGCGATTAAGGCtagagatgggattgtagattgcggtatTCGGGGTGTGCTCCTACGAGGTatgttagaacgctcctccgtgctcacgttccggtcccctctaTAACCTATTCATTCCTTTAACGTGAGTAGGTGCTccaggagaactcactggctttcgaaCGCGGATGCTACGCATGCActagggtggagcgttgcgactgaaattgtcgtaaaaactgGAGTCGTCCACATGTTTCCTTGTCGTTTCGTGTTTCGCGTTTGCGACGATTAGAGGGAGATGAGCGGATTCACCTCAAACCGCAATCTTCAACCTCATCTCTACATTTTCCCGCAGATttcctcatcacgtcagattcgtgatatccTGTCTTTAAGTCACTCAAATCAAGTCTCAGCTGGCTGCACCTATATTCTTACCCATCCCTTTAAcgcaagagtttttttttttagtttttagcgGGCATGTGTGCtcaagaaatcgtacggcatcTGGTCTTGACAGGATAAGATCTCAACGTCAACACTCTGGCAAGACTCTTCACACGTCATATGTCGGAAtccaaggttcctaaacagtgaaAAAACCAGGGAGGCTGTGCTGCTGAATGAGAGAGGAGACATCGGCAGCTATCGCCCAATATGTTTACCATCCGTCGTTTACAAACTCTTCATAAGAATGATCTTGAACGGGATTGAAAAGtgttagatgaaggacagccatgaaAGCAAGCAGAGTTGCGAAAAGTATTCACCACGTCTGACcgcattcacactgtttcgataCTCATCGAGGTGTCACGAGAGTAGaggatgccgctctgtctcactttcttcgatttttggaAAGCCTTCGATACAGTTGAGaccgaagcggtcatggaggccttTGACATCCATGGTCTCCCTAcacagtacataaaggtactttgagagttgtacagcaacctcacgaccaaaatttccccattctacaATAATGTCACAATCGACTTGAAGAGAGGTGTTCGTCAGcgtgacacaatttcacctaaaatattcagtgccactctcgagaacgcgttgcgaggattggaatgtGATAATATGGGAGTGGAAGCTGACGGCCGGCATTTACCCCATCTTTGTTTCGCTGATGAGATCGTACTAATAACATCAAGCACCAATCAGGCGGAACCTATGCTGGccaaatttgatgaaacgagTAGAAGGATAGGTCTCCAGCTGAACCTGGTCAAGAGGATGTTCATGAGGAACGGCAGGGTTTCTGATGCCTCTTTCACACCCAACAGAaagaacatatccgaatgctccaggTGTGTATATTTAGGTCGGAAAATTAACATGAAGAATGGTCTGACCTCCGAGGTCCTCTGTTGGGCAGGAGGAAACTGCGGCTCGAGGAGCACAAAAGAGCATAGAGAATAtagtgaagaggactaagaacatccggctcGATGCTCACCCGTTCAAACCACTGCTCTTCTTggtttgacctatgcttcagaaacctagCCGTGTCGCAAGCAAGAAGGAAATGCGATCAGCGCTATAGAACACGCAATTGAAACGGTGATGCTATGAGTAACCCGCTTTACGCGGGTTTATGCTTTgtgaaagaagggattcgaagtccaatcctacgtcaccgatcgaTGATCAGAGAAGCATGcccaaaaagtaaaattatgtGGGTCGGATAcatgatgcgtttcaacgacaattgTTGGAGCTGAGCCGTACGCAGGTGGGTACGGCTCAGCTCCAACTATTGTCGTTGTCGCGATATCAGGCGCATCGCTGGAAGGCCGCCGACCCAATAGTCAGACTTCTAtgcgaagtccttcaaagaaaagtacgacGCTCTTCGAGTCCCTAGCGAGAAAAAGTGAGCTGGGCAACACTTGCACTCGATGGGGACAAATGAAAGTATTACTGGCGCttgctcgagcaaatcgattaACAGAGAGAGCACAGATTAAAGATGATGTATGAACAGACTGTTGAGTGAGTGGTCATCTTTGATACCACCTCCTATTCAAaactttctattttattagtCATGCTGCACTCTAAAACGGAATACACCTTCTTAAAGCATGGtatatgaatgaatgattattCCTATGAATAGCTTTATGAGATCGCGGTCGATAATGGTTCTGGACCTCCACGTAATGGAGCGCGAGAGACTATTATGCAGGCAGTTTTCATACTGTCTAAAGAGCCACACCAAACATCTACACCATTTCAGACGTGCCATTATTACGATACTCAAAGATTTTATGACGAAATTATCGCAGCAACACTGAAATTAACAATGCTATCAGTTTAGTTCACTAggtgaatttttaaaagtgtATTTACTACAGAAAAATTGATCTACTCTGTGTCTAGAAGTCTGTCTCTGTCTCTGCGTTTCGGACAAATCATTCTGCCAAAAACTGAACACAAATTATGAATTTGATTGTATTTCAAGTAGAAATAAGTAGCAGATATTGGTAAGATCTGCAAACGAAGTCGAAGGCAGAACTTCATGTTTTGATTTGTGAAGGTGGAAAGTGTCACGTGTCATTTTTCACTGGTTTGTATATCAGACTACCAAATGACCTTGCTGCTATTTGACAGGTTGAAGTGGaacctttttctttcgtttgtcTGCACCCACCTAAgttgttaaaaaataaaacaaaacctGCAGGCCCTATCAAATCAACCGCACGACAAAGCACCAGTGGAAAACTGACCAAGACCATTCTAGCTTTGactaaaaataaagtgaaatcaCGAGATAACGATAAACGTCTATGGTATAAATACACGTAACACGTGGCGGTATGTAATCCTTCTTCAGCattcaataaaaagaaatatattgaCCAGCAAAACTTGGATCACTTTCCTACTAGCAATGTAGTCCTTTACCGTTCTGAATGATTCCGTGGTTACAAAATACAATAATGTTTACTAGTTTGGGAATGTCACTATTGGAAAGTTTTGTCTAGTATTTCTTGAATCACGCATACGTCTAGATCGTAGAGAAAGCTTAGGCTGACAATTTGAAGTTGTAGTATATTTCAAATTCCCAAACCTTCGCCAACCAAGAGAACAGCTAGAGAGGatacctttattttttcttgcattttcaATTCTTGAGGTCATATCTGCATTCTTAGATGTCGTTTAATCGTGTTGAAATTGTCTGTGGCCTAATTTTTTTAGAGTACAGGAGTAGGTACTAAGTACTTAATCAAGATTACTATACTGTATGCGGGAAACTCGGAAGAcctctcttctttcttatttttatgacttctcattatttttcgtGAATAATAATTCATGCATTGGATTACGTTGTTTTAATAGAACTCCttccacttgttttttttttcgtttcctttgcTTTTCCTTAGAACCTAAGACTCTAAtttgaagggaaaaattttctatctCTGTTTCTTTCTGTAATTGTGCATAATTAGGGTTTGTTGTGATCGAAGTCGTAGTAAAATCCGAAAATCCGTCCTAGAAGAAGGCTAAATAGGCACAGTCGCACAAGAAATGCAGCACTAGTGGGAAGGAACTTCACTGACATCATGTGATCCTACCCATGCACTACTGTGcaataaaaatcataaaaagcAAAACGAAAAGAGTTCCGGGAAGCTTTCGCGTACTGTAAGGGAAGTTCAGTGCCGCCCTCACTGCGAACGCATCGTGCCGTCATGTTACAACACGCTCTACGCCTGCTGCAACTCGACCACCTAAACACCTGAACTTCgaaatttgcagatttttttctgcgtttatAATAAAACAAAGTTGAAGCACAGCTGAATATCGCAAtgcttttcattcattcagtagTCACGGATGTTGCGGTCGCTTCATATATTTCAATGGTAAGATTAATTACTTTCTTAGCTATTACATGCATATAAACGTTTTCGGCATTACTTCGTCTTTGTGGCTGTGAAGTGATGCATATTGATGTCATAAATGCAATCTTGTAGTTCAGTCGGTAATCATAGCAAACAGTGGTCAGTCTAGAATTCACCTGGCAATGTAGTTTCAGCTCTAtttacagtagggtcaaaaccacaAGAAGCACGTACGCGGTTGCGCACGCGTCTTCTcttgaggcgcttcggtggagcgaaggagtccttgctggcaccaaccatcgctgcagtttacgACGGTCCCATCTCGGTCCCAACTCCttcctccaccgcgccgtttcgagcgcgtacgcattCGCAGCAGAATGCCTGATTTTAGGAGTTTTGTAGTAGATATTTCTTCGTTAGCGTTCTCTGAGCAGAATGCCTGATTTTAGGAGTTTTCCGTTGCAAGATCTACTACAAAACAAACTACAGGTTTCTTCTGAAACATTGTGTACAACGTTAGCTAGTATTTTTTGGATCGCTACCGCTTCTGCCTCACTCACAAACAACCCGTGCCTTTTATATTGGACCTGATTTCACTGCAATCGACGTAATTTTGACCTGTACTGCGTTAGCTTTtaggcacaaaaaaaaagtcgaaggaAGTGCTACTAGACTACTAGGTGCTAAAATCAgttatttaataaaaaaaaatcaccatgTAAATCAGCATAAAAATCACTCGACATGAGAAGAACCAAGTTAATCAATTACCATCAAGATTGAGAGTGAAAGATTTGTGCGAGAACCGCTGTCCTTCCATAATGACTTCAATCACAATTGACCTTCAACAAACTCTGCGAATATTACATCTCACAATCACAtaagtatagttgggtcaaaacggcatgaagtacggacagttgcgtaagcggctgcactcgaagcggtctAGTGGAgacaacggttggaatcgagatgggaccatggcACGCTGCAGAGGTGAGTAGCGGTAGCGATGATCCAAACACAACCGCAGCGCTtcaccacgccgcttcgagcgcagccgcttgcgcaactgtccgtgcttcacgtcgttttgacctaactaTATCAAGTGTAAGatatacggcgttgatcaatccataCGAAATGAGAATTCGCCTATATGTTCGACTTTACTTCAAAACCAttcgaggtttatgaacgcgtgtgcagcCCAAAAACCAAGCCAGTGTTATTTATCTTTCTGCACAGGTCTGGTGCCACTTTATCGGCCCCAGAGGGATGATGATTTGTTGGCACAAGGCGGATACGAACTTCTGGCCGTTCGTGTAGCCACagtgaatataaatatatttgcaTTTAAATACAACAGCCATCCAAAATTCCAAATACTGTCTCACtcctttttcttgattttagaTGTCTGAGAAGGAATCAAGTATAAGCAGATCAtctgtttcaagaaaaaaatccaaaccaCCTTCTTGGGTGAGCCAAAACTTCATATTCAAAGTATTGCAGcttgggaaaaaagaactggaagGAGAATTTTAAATCTTTCTCGAGAGAAACACTCTAGAACGTGTTGGTGGTACAAATAATTGTatagtatagtcgggtcaaaacgaaatgaagcacagacagctgcgtaagcggttgcaccctcgaagcggtgcggtggagacagcagttggaatcgaggtgagactATGACGCAGTGATGGGTAGCGacagcgaggatccttacgcgatcccaaccgctacgctctaccgcaccgcttcgagcggtgccgcttgcacaactgtccgtgcttcatatcgttctgacccaactatatggtcaaaacgagatgaagcacgtacgcaattgcgtatgcggcttctctcgatGCGCTCCGGTGGAGTATAGCAGCTAAgggcgtggtgaaaccctcactggcaccacccatcgctgcagtttacgacggtcccacctcggctTCAACTGCTGCCTCACCCGCGCCGTCTCGAGCgcctacgcaaatgcaccagaactacactcgtgattcatgtcgccTTGATCCGACTGTCTAGTCCTGTCAAAGCGTTATGAATCACGAGAATAGTTAACTCTAACGGCTGCGCTCCAGCACACCTCTTCAAGCGAAACCGTTCATGCAACTGCActgtacttcatgtcgttttgactataCTCTGCGAGGACCAAGATATGTACACGTCACTGTGATCAAATATCTACTATCTCTCCGTAAAGGAACTTTCTACCAACGCTTTTTTTATACTAACACTGTATAAAACCTCCATCGACCTCGAACACCATCCACTGAGCTGAGATGTGCACTGCATCAGAACTCTTTTGATCATCAGAATAGCGTTGGCGTTAGCTGATTTCGACTCGAGAATAATTGCTTGGAGTGAGCTTGTGCATCTGCCCCATCTCGTTGAAATCTCTTATGACGTTCCTAATACTGCATTTGCCAACATAACATAGTCGGGCCAAGACGATCTGcaggtgcaattgcgtaagtggctgctctcgaagcgatgcggagGACCGCAGTGGATAGGAGCAAGTGGATACCTTTGCTAGCTCcactcatcgttgcagttcgcgatggtcacACTTCGACCCAA
This window of the Necator americanus strain Aroian chromosome III, whole genome shotgun sequence genome carries:
- a CDS encoding hypothetical protein (NECATOR_CHRIII.G11983.T1); this encodes MNAPRHIMLTLMLCPTFLAQREIFALVGTEVNMHCNQSQGHERWIHKKDASSPENVIVPSESIQILSKMLKIKNVQREHAGIYLCDASSRPAAFLYVGVAPPAPANLHVRPKRKNDYTILTIHWENNTGTIQDVDEHSRAEYVLEIVELRDPKNWIRIFRVRNCCNIEYEYRGPPGHARLRIYATNKYGKNKSYSISGSAFLFLVFHLVLSIASAVHKRASIISSFTRSNQRIFDLPRSLTPETSSFSAVWATESSSLRKT
- a CDS encoding hypothetical protein (NECATOR_CHRIII.G11983.T2) → MLTLMLCPTFLAQREIFALVGTEVNMHCNQSQGHERWIHKKDASSPENVIVPSESIQILSKMLKIKNVQREHAGIYLCDASSRPAAFLYVGVAPPAPANLHVRPKRKNDYTILTIHWENNTGTIQDVDEHSRAEYVLEIVELRDPKNWIRIFRVRNCCNIEYEYRGPPGHARLRIYATNKYGKNKSYSISGSAFLFLVFHLVLSIASAVHKRASIISSFTRSNQRIFDLPRSLTPETSSFSAVWATESSSLRKT
- a CDS encoding hypothetical protein (NECATOR_CHRIII.G11984.T1) codes for the protein MPLCLTFFDFWKAFDTVETEAVMEAFDIHGLPTQYIKRGVRQRDTISPKIFSATLENALRGLECDNMGVEADGRHLPHLCFADEIVLITSSTNQAEPMLAKFDETSRRIGLQLNLVKRMFMRNGRVSDASFTPNRKNISECSRSSVGQEETAARGAQKSIENIVKRTKNIRLDAHPFKPLLFLV